TTCATACCCTTTGTTAATGCTACTATCAATCAATGGCTTTATGTCTCTTCCAGATTATTATTCAGTGTGTGTGGTCTCTTTTTGTTgatatcatcattcttcttggcagaaaatatttacaatgtATGTTACGAAACTGGTAATATCCATGCATGCAGTTGAAGTTGGTGAATTTGTTTTGTCACTGAATTCATTCTGCCAAGATCATGTTAAGCCTATTTTTGTTACTGTCAGTTACATGGACTATGATAAGATTTGCTTCCATGTTCTGATCCACACATTTCTTTTCGCTGCAGACAGAGTATTTAGGGCAGATGCCTCCACTAGGCAAGTTTACGAAGAAGCAGCTAAGGAAGTTGCGCTTTCTGTTGTCAATGGCATCAATTGTGagttctctttctttctctatcttttcttatcttatttctcccatcttctttttcttccttcatCAGCATCAGCATTCATTCAACTTCAATGTTGATATCTTCTCTTGCTTTATCCCTTGTGGCTATGGTCTTAAATATTCTATTTGATCAGCAAGCATTTTTGCATATGGACAAACAAGCAGCGGAAAGACATATACTATGAGCGGTGTAACTGAATACACTGTAGCTGACATTTTTAATTACATACAAAAGGTAATTGAACTGCTAACGCTTGCCTGCAATGCTGTGTTTTTctccaaacaaatttttttacttagatttttccttttttacagCATACAGAAAGAGAGTTTGTTTTAAAGTTTTCGGCGATTGAAATTTATAATGAGTCTGTCAGGGACCTCCTCAGTACAGATAGTACTCCTCTCAGACTTCTTGACGATCCAGAGGTACATGTCTTCATCTCAAAAGAGGTAGCAAAAGTACATGTCACTAACAGTTTATCATTTTAACAGAGGGGGACAGTTATTGAGAGACTGACTGAGGCAACTATGAGAGACTGGAACCATTTTAAAGAGCTTATTTCTTTCTGTGAAGGTAATGATGGTTTGAGCTATTCTTGCTTCAAAGGACTACCTAGATtggatttctttatttttctatttccctgttacaaaatttttatcCAGCTAGAGCTGATTGCTTATCCAAATTGATTGCATTTTTTCAGCTCAGAGGCAGATAGGGGAGACATCACTGAATGAAGCAAGCTCCAGATCTCATCAGATTCTCAGACTGGTATTATATGTTATTGTTTTTGTCAAAGGCCTGCAAAATTTGTGAAATTTCATAGTAGACCTTTCTTACATTTCCTAAACAATGTGGTTTCTTCAGACAATTGAAAGTTCTGCATGTGAATTCCTTGGAAATGACAAGTCTAGCTCTCTGGCTGCTTCAGTGGTATGATTAATTTGCTCATTTTATAGGAAATAATTATTATGTCTATGAGGAAATcaaatggtttttttttttgttgggggACGGGGGGCACAGAATTTTGTGGATCTTGCAGGAAGTGAACGCGCTTCCCAAACAAATTCAGCTGGCACAAGGTTGAAAGAAGGTTGCCACATTAATCGCAGCTTACTAACTCTAGGAACTGTTATCCGCAAACTCAGGTTAGCTTGTGAAGTTTGTGTTTCAACGTCTTGTTACATTCTCCAGACCATGTATACATAATATCTGGAActttttagttctcttgagtcttgagccaagatcataATCTTTTGCCTCACATGCAATTGAATTTGGTTGCAGCAAGGGGAGAAATGGACATATTCCTTTCAGGGATTCAAAGCTAACCCGCATACTGCAGTCGTCGTTAGGGGGTAATGCAAGAACTGCAATCATCTGCACCATGAGCCCTGCACGGATTCATGTTGAACAAACCAGAAACACACTCTTATTTGCAAGTTGTGCCAAAGAAGTGTCAACTAATGCACAAGTTAATGTAGTAGTGTCTGACAAAGCATTGGTCAAGCAATTGCAAAAGGAGTTGGCCAGACTACAAAGTGAATTGAAAACTTCAGGGTCAGCCCACTCTACATCTGATTGTGCAGCATTACTGAGAGAAAAGGATCAAGAAATTGAGATGGTAAGGTTTTTGACTTGTTTCctgtgttttttaattttatgatccGATGTAGTATGTTGTATTATTCTGACATCACGTCTAGGTAAATGCTAATAAACTCCAGATAGATTAGCCGATAAATTATAGCAACCATCATGTTACATATGGAAAATTTGTATTGTTTATAAGGGTAGTACATGTTACTGGATTGTTCATTCAACTATTTGTTGTTGGTTCTGTATTGTTCTTCTATCCAGGTCTGGTCACATACCTCCTGTATTGTTTTATCTCCTTGGTCACACCTACTTCAATCCTTACACTTATATTGAACTACCATTTTGTATTATTAAATTCCGCCATATATTCTTTCATGGAATATATCTACCTTGGCTGAAAATTTGATAGATTGAAAACTAGATTTTCTTACTTCCTTCCGGTGGTGGATGACGGATTATTTGATGGTCTTTAGTAAAAAAACCATTGGACCTTAAATTTCATTTCTGGCACTGCCTTTATGGTCATTACTTGGCACATTGGTAATCCATCATAATCTTCAGAGAAGCTTGAGttaattgtttttgtttctatttttgtaGTTTTTCCTTTTTAAGATATCCCTTAGTCATAGTACATTTAGAATATTTTGACTTTCAGCTGATGTTTTCCATGCTCACTGAAGTATGCTAAACACTTTATGAAAGCATTACATTTTATTGTTGTcataaaataactatttttcaaGCTAACTTTGATTTCAGCTATAAAAAGAGACTactgtttttaatatttatttatagtttGATATCTTTAAGCATATATTTCTTTTGGCCATATACATGAACTATGTTAATTGTACATGCAGTTAAAGACAGAGGTGAAAGAGCTGACTTTGCAGAGGGACGTTGCACAAACTCAAATTAAGGATATGATCCTCCAAGCAATTGGAGATGGCGAGTCTTCAACAGAATTTGTGAGTATATGGCCTATCCTGCTAAAGAATTTAAAGTATTAATTTAATCGGTGGAATAACTTCTCACTGTTAATTTTCTTGCCAAACATTCAGGATAGTGTGTATTCTCAATATCCCAAAATACGTGTGAGAAATGTGTGGGATTTTGGAAATCAAACAGAGGAGCAAAGTTCATTGAGTGTTGACTGCGAGGAGAGTTTACGATCTTTTATTGCATATTCGGATGGACACAGTATCTGCTCTGATGATAACTTGTTTCAACTTCCTGACCTTGACAAGAATCTTCGAATGAGAAGTGCTCCGCTCGTGGTCTCACATATAGGCATTCGAGATGATCAGAAGAACATTGAAGATGAACAAGAAGAGGATGCCGATGATCAGCAAGAAGAGGATTCTTGCAAGGATGTTAAGTGCATTGTGTCTGAGGAGCTAATTAGAATCCCACATACACAGCCAAAAGTGGTTGCTTCAAGCTTAAATACATACACTGATTCTATTGCATCATCTCCTTTTGCAAACGCAGATACCTCGGCATTGGCTGAACCTGATAATAGAAGAGACAAAAAAGATCTGGATTCATATTCACCTGGGTTACAGGAAAACAAAAGGGTGAACCACTTGCGCCAAGATTTTGTTATTCCCTCCCCAGAGAAAAGTTATGCTTCTCCCTGGCTCAGAGAAATCGGTACATCTAGTTCTAGAAGCTTGAGGTTTAGCAGAAGTAGAAGTTGTAGAGCAAGTCTCATGAGGAATTCATCTTCGTATTGGTTCGATGACGAAGAAAGTATTCAGAGCACAACTCCAATAGGGAATGAAAAAGACTTCACTAGAAGACCTGATGTACTTCAAAGCAAGGCTTATGTCCTAGACCAAAACACCTATTTGGAGAGGCTGCCCCCATGGAATGCCGGTGAGAATTCTGTGGAAACTTCTGCCATTGATGATGTACAGAATGTGGAATCCTCCATTGACACGGAAACTAAGAGCAATTGTCCTGAAGCTTCAACAACACaaataaaagaagaggaagatctTAAAACTATGAATTCACCAACTGACCATGAGGTAAGCTTCCATCATGCTTCttaaatttgtttcttttctctccttttatttgtcttttatcAGCTTGACGGTCAACTATCAGAAACTGGATCCATTTGagcatttgtttttatttttcaaccattGCTGTTTAACCATGTTAGTTATATAAGTAGCACATTTCTGCTTGGTAGGTGTCCAAGACAGGATTGGATCCTGCAGTATCTGCAAAGAATTTCAAAGACGTTGGTGTGGACCCAGTGCAAGCTGAAGGAGACAGTAGTCCAGACTGGCCTTCAGAATTCAAGAGGCTGCAAAGAGAGATTGTTGAACTCTGGGATGCTTGTTATGTTTCATTGGTTCACAGGACTTACTTTTTCCTTCTATTCCAAGGGGATCCCTCAGATTCTATTTACATGGAAGTAGAGCATAGAAGGCTATCCTATCTTAAGCAGACTTTCTCCCAAGGCAAACACACTGTGGAAGATGGAAGAATTCTTACAGCTCAGTCAAGGTAACAACAACATTTCAATTTTCAAGCATTAAGAAATATAAGAATTGAGGTCATGTTAAATTCTTTGTAACAAGAAGCCAATTAATAATGCTTTTTCTCTTGAAAACCAGTATGAGAACTATTAAAAAAGAGAGGCAGATGCTGTGCAAGCAAATGCTGAGGAGGCTGTCCAAGTCTGAAAGAGAGAACCTCTACTTGAAATGGGGCCTTCTTTTGAGTTCCAAGAATAGGAGATTGCAGTTGGCGAATCGTCTATGGAGTGACACAAAGGACATGGAGCACGTTAGAGAGAGTGCAGCCATTGTTGCAAAGCTGGTTGGTTCAGTTCAGCCAGAGCAAGCTTTTAAGGAGATGTTTGGACTTAACTTTGCCCCAAGCCCCACAAACAGGAAATCTCTTAGTTGGACAAGCAGCATGAGGAATATTTTGTGAGTTTGGATCACTCTTTAGGAAGGTTGATTACGGCCATGTAAATAACACATTGTTCTTTCAGGGGCAAGAGGATGATTTCACTTGTATGTTGCTAACTCAGATTCCTATTGAACTGATTGTAAATTGGTTTGTAACTTGTAAGGGATGTGCAATTCCTCAAAGGTAATTCTTTTCCAAAAATTGTTGTAGATTCTGTGCTGGTGAACATCACAAATATTGAATAGGTTGTATGGTTTTGTGTACTATGTTAGCACCACCGTTGTCACATTATCTTCTTtcatcatttattattattttactaaatggTGTTATCAAATCAAGAATTATTCAACCAGTTATCTTAtacatacaaattttttttgacaatTAAGTCCAACCAAATTTACCCAAACTCAACAAAAACCAATTTTAGATTAGAGAGCCTATAAATATACGCTCCTACAACTGTTTACTAGTGCGAacgttaaatataaaaaaacacttcttctccctctccctcGATCAAACTGAAACgatcaaatttcaaataacattcaaaatctctcaaaaatcttttaaaatttttgcaaAAACTCAAGAAAATTTCAAAGTTATGTTCCAAATTTTCACCGAAAAACATAGAAATAGAAGACCAAAGATTATTGAAGATACTATTCactaattattcattttttttcacttttctctttTGCATTTTCGATCGTGAAATACTAGATAGTCATATTTCTGTTTATTTagtagatttattttgtattcttgCGTTCAAGTACATATTATTGTTCTCATTATACTGTTCATTTGGCGATAATATTGTTAGATCGATGTAAAAATGTTACGTAGTGTTTCTCGTATAGTTTAACCTATAACTGCATTGAATGTGTTTTTGTGCATATTTGAATGTTTGCATATTTTGAACTAAGTTCGTGTGTAATAAACTAGTAATCAATAATAACTTTTGGTGTATTTTGTCTGAATTAAAGTGCACTTAGTGTTGTTGTCCTCTTTTTGTTGTAACTAAGCAACAAAATGTTGTTATAGTGCTTCTGATGTTATTTTGTACATGTTTGAGTGATTTGCatgcgttttttttttttgagaaattttatTCATAGATTTATTGTAACTAGCCTatagaaatttattttaatacttctggtgtcattttgttTATGTTACATGTCTTTTTAAACTGACATTATGTGATCCAATCAAGAAATAATAGCGATGCATTTAGTTTGTATTTCAGTGTATTTTGTCTGAATTGAGGTGCACTAGGTGTTGTTGTCTTCTTTTTGTTGTAACTAGGTAACAGAATGTTGTAGTACTTCTGATATTATTATGTTCatgtttgagtgatttgtaCGTGCTTTTGTCCATTTTTGAGAGATTTTATTCATGAATTTGTTGTAACTAgcccataaaattttgttgtaGTGCTTTTAGTATTATTTTGTGCATGTTCATGTTTgattgaattgcatgtttttttgaACTGACATTGTGTGATGCAATCAAAAAATAATAGCGGTTTATTTAGTTTGCATTTCGATGTATTTAATGTGAATTAAAGTGCACTTAATGTTGTTGTTACTATTAActtaatttattgtattttctgTTACTGTCCCAGTTTAATGTGTTATTTCATTTTTGTCTTTAGATAAAATTATGCAATATATATGATGAAATGGCTAGAAATAATTGATCCAAAAAtgatcaaaaagaaaaaatatgcaTGGAAGAATTGGAAATAGGTAATTATCGTTACAAATAGATAACTCTCTATTACTAAATTAATAgagtttaataaatatttttttaaactgtAGAAACAAATTGATCATTTTAGAGTCAAATATGCTTCACTCATTCTCTTTGATGAAATAAATCAACTGAAAGATAAAGCTGTTCAAGAATTTGAAGCCATAATGCTCTCCAAGTCATTTGCTACATTATTACATCCttactataaatttttatcagGAGATATTGATAGTAGATAGTTTAATCATCTGTGCAATGTAAAGTTAAAACAAAcactattttataaatattcaatccaagtttttcataaatttttttgcAAATTTAAACTTCTATGAACATGTCTGTACTGTATTAAAATCCTGTTAATATGAATGAATCCAAGTTCATAAAAATGtacaaaaagaagaataatttCTGTAATACACCAAACTGCTACACCGAATACAccaaaaattattcaaataaatattgagaatgcttaaaatttttttgtaaattttcaTCAGGAGATATAAAAATGAGTATATACCCATTTTGGTACTCAAAGAATTTCAGACTGGACACTTTACtccccaactaaaattaattactcgattggtccctaacaattaattccgTCAATCACTTAGGTCCTTTACTCCGTTAACTCTAACGGAagacaaaatagtccctaacAATTCTAATAGgggacaaaatggtccctgacaactctaacaagggACAAATGATCCCTGACCCCTTTATTCGAAAACGACACTATTCTTccccaatttttatcatatatcgcataaccctaacattcatactctccttcttcaccttcacagtcttcttttccatcttttccttcctcctctttaactccaagattaagccatggtgtaattgtcacacgtgtcgcacctacctcaacatgtcATGGACCACACACTTCCTAAATTTTTGTGACTCGTACATCCACCCCTTCTACACTTCACCCACCAAAAACATCCACTTCCACATTTTCGATAACATCACCTCCAACCTCGACACGTTCACgacatcctcaagaccaagttccACAACTACTCCAAGGGTACACTTTTCTCCACTCTCCGAcaagcaatatagattgttggacattaggacatcacgagaagattctccttcgacatcatatgcaaattttcatttgaaataGACACCGAATACTTCATTCCTTCTTTTCCAGAGTCCAAGTTGACAGACAGCTTTGACCTCACATCCAAGCTATCAGTACAACGAGCAATGTCGCCGTTGCCGCTTATATGGAAACTGAAGCAATTACTGAACATTGGTTCAgagaagaagttgaaggaagcgATCGGAGTGGTGGACAATGTGGTCATGGTGATGATAGggcagaggaggaggaagatggCAACGACGACGACGGGTCTTAACAAATCAGACTTGCTGTCAAGATTCATGGGATCCATCGAAGACAATAACTAGTTGAGAGACATAGGCATTAATTTCCTGAatatgaattggttgagaacaagttgagaattttttttcttgtgaataTTAAATTATAGAGTGTGTATTGTGTAGTTTGAAGTTACAGTGTTAGACTGCTagtgttatgcgagatatg
The Arachis duranensis cultivar V14167 chromosome 5, aradu.V14167.gnm2.J7QH, whole genome shotgun sequence genome window above contains:
- the LOC107488044 gene encoding kinesin-like protein KIN-7E; its protein translation is MGSVGGEEAMQDPADREERILVSVRLRPLNDKERARNDVPEWECINDTTIIYRSDLSASDRSLYPTAYTFDRVFRADASTRQVYEEAAKEVALSVVNGINSSIFAYGQTSSGKTYTMSGVTEYTVADIFNYIQKHTEREFVLKFSAIEIYNESVRDLLSTDSTPLRLLDDPERGTVIERLTEATMRDWNHFKELISFCEAQRQIGETSLNEASSRSHQILRLTIESSACEFLGNDKSSSLAASVNFVDLAGSERASQTNSAGTRLKEGCHINRSLLTLGTVIRKLSKGRNGHIPFRDSKLTRILQSSLGGNARTAIICTMSPARIHVEQTRNTLLFASCAKEVSTNAQVNVVVSDKALVKQLQKELARLQSELKTSGSAHSTSDCAALLREKDQEIEMLKTEVKELTLQRDVAQTQIKDMILQAIGDGESSTEFDSVYSQYPKIRVRNVWDFGNQTEEQSSLSVDCEESLRSFIAYSDGHSICSDDNLFQLPDLDKNLRMRSAPLVVSHIGIRDDQKNIEDEQEEDADDQQEEDSCKDVKCIVSEELIRIPHTQPKVVASSLNTYTDSIASSPFANADTSALAEPDNRRDKKDLDSYSPGLQENKRVNHLRQDFVIPSPEKSYASPWLREIGTSSSRSLRFSRSRSCRASLMRNSSSYWFDDEESIQSTTPIGNEKDFTRRPDVLQSKAYVLDQNTYLERLPPWNAGENSVETSAIDDVQNVESSIDTETKSNCPEASTTQIKEEEDLKTMNSPTDHEVSKTGLDPAVSAKNFKDVGVDPVQAEGDSSPDWPSEFKRLQREIVELWDACYVSLVHRTYFFLLFQGDPSDSIYMEVEHRRLSYLKQTFSQGKHTVEDGRILTAQSSMRTIKKERQMLCKQMLRRLSKSERENLYLKWGLLLSSKNRRLQLANRLWSDTKDMEHVRESAAIVAKLVGSVQPEQAFKEMFGLNFAPSPTNRKSLSWTSSMRNIL